The Listeria welshimeri serovar 6b str. SLCC5334 genome has a window encoding:
- the rpe gene encoding ribulose-phosphate 3-epimerase, whose product MTFVAPSLLAADYMNMETSIKEAEHAGADYLHIDVMDGHFVPNLTFGIDMVEQIGKTATIPLDVHLMLSNPENYIEKFAAAGAHIISVHIEAAPHIHRVIQQIKAAGCKAGVVLNPGTPASVLDAILADVDLVLQMTVNPGFGGQAFIDSTIQNMCYLDNWRRENHGSYVIEVDGGINAETAEKCKQAGVDILVAGSYFFGANDKAACVQGLKK is encoded by the coding sequence ATGACATTCGTAGCGCCATCTTTGCTTGCAGCTGATTATATGAATATGGAAACTTCTATTAAAGAAGCAGAACACGCAGGAGCTGACTATCTTCATATCGATGTTATGGATGGACATTTTGTTCCTAATTTGACGTTTGGAATAGATATGGTGGAGCAAATTGGGAAAACAGCCACTATTCCACTTGATGTGCACTTAATGCTTTCAAATCCAGAAAACTATATTGAAAAATTCGCGGCGGCTGGGGCGCACATCATTTCCGTACACATTGAAGCGGCACCGCACATTCACCGCGTCATTCAACAAATTAAAGCAGCCGGCTGTAAAGCGGGAGTCGTACTTAATCCGGGAACACCGGCGAGTGTATTGGACGCCATTTTAGCAGATGTAGATTTAGTTTTACAAATGACGGTCAATCCTGGTTTTGGTGGGCAGGCGTTTATTGATTCAACAATCCAAAATATGTGCTATCTGGATAATTGGCGCCGTGAAAATCATGGTAGCTATGTTATCGAAGTGGACGGTGGAATAAATGCTGAGACCGCAGAAAAATGTAAACAAGCTGGGGTAGATATCCTTGTTGCAGGATCATACTTCTTTGGAGCAAATGATAAAGCAGCCTGTGTCCAAGGCTTGAAAAAATAA
- a CDS encoding GNAT family N-acetyltransferase: MTQLIFRNGTEQDTKLILRFITELATYEGIEKDVVATESGLHKALFQEKSAEVIIAEYQNKPVGFALFFHNFSTLLGKKGLYLEDLYIIPEMRGRGFGTAFFSYLSKLALERDCGRFEWWCLNENKSGMDFYEKMGAEKMSEWTVHRLSKTEIEKLSNL, from the coding sequence ATGACACAACTAATATTTCGAAACGGAACAGAACAAGACACGAAGTTAATTCTTCGTTTTATTACAGAACTTGCAACATATGAAGGTATTGAAAAAGATGTAGTAGCAACAGAATCTGGCTTACACAAAGCCCTTTTTCAAGAAAAATCAGCCGAAGTAATTATTGCTGAATATCAAAATAAGCCAGTTGGTTTCGCTCTCTTTTTCCATAATTTTTCCACATTACTTGGTAAAAAAGGTTTGTATTTAGAAGACCTCTACATTATTCCAGAAATGCGCGGAAGAGGATTCGGCACAGCTTTTTTTAGCTATTTATCCAAACTTGCCTTAGAACGAGATTGCGGCAGATTTGAGTGGTGGTGCTTAAATGAAAACAAATCAGGCATGGATTTTTACGAAAAAATGGGGGCAGAAAAAATGTCGGAATGGACAGTACATAGGCTATCTAAAACCGAAATAGAAAAATTAAGCAACCTATAA
- a CDS encoding deoxyguanosinetriphosphate triphosphohydrolase has product MKWDKLLNDKRRRESGVTRSKNTDVRSAFENDFQRIVMSASFRRLQDKTQVFPLEKSDFVRTRLTHSMEVSTIAKSMGNMVTHTIQEENLDEDFTKDHADKIPEILACAGLLHDMGNPPFGHFGEESIREWFRDNLATITYKNKSLAEILTPQMKEDFYYFEGNAQVLRVVSKLHYLFDQYGLNLTFATLNAVIKYPVSSLKVNKKQIKSKKLGYFYADESLFNEITTATEALDNRHPLTYLLEVADDIAYLNADLEDGVKKGIVNITQILKGFEEVEEHNKVTAACYNELKKKSERYEGQEESFIVQQWLASNVRGQLINRSLEVFYANYDAIMAGTFNDSLIDASSAEQLVQILQSLSFTYIYQDKGIVESEIAGNEIISKLLETFIPAVIYYDSETPERQTAKDKRLLTLISDNYLGCYRKNAEGENETMKLYLRLLLVTDFICGMTDSYAKDLYQRLNGLS; this is encoded by the coding sequence ATGAAATGGGATAAACTATTAAATGACAAACGTCGCCGCGAATCTGGTGTCACTCGTTCCAAAAATACTGATGTACGTAGCGCTTTTGAAAATGACTTTCAACGTATTGTTATGAGTGCATCATTTCGGCGTTTACAAGATAAAACCCAAGTGTTTCCACTAGAAAAAAGTGATTTTGTTCGTACGCGGCTAACGCATTCAATGGAAGTAAGTACAATCGCAAAATCAATGGGGAACATGGTTACACACACAATACAAGAAGAAAACCTAGATGAAGACTTTACAAAAGATCATGCGGACAAGATTCCAGAAATCCTTGCTTGTGCAGGGCTTTTACACGATATGGGCAATCCGCCGTTCGGTCATTTTGGGGAAGAAAGCATCCGTGAGTGGTTCCGCGATAATTTAGCGACCATCACATATAAAAATAAAAGTTTAGCAGAAATTTTAACACCACAAATGAAAGAAGACTTTTACTACTTTGAAGGTAATGCGCAAGTGCTACGTGTAGTTTCAAAACTGCATTATCTTTTCGACCAATACGGCTTGAATCTAACATTTGCAACCTTAAATGCAGTCATTAAATACCCAGTTTCTTCCTTAAAAGTAAATAAAAAACAAATCAAAAGTAAAAAATTGGGCTATTTTTACGCGGATGAATCTCTTTTTAATGAAATAACGACAGCCACAGAAGCTCTTGATAACCGCCATCCACTCACTTATTTACTAGAAGTAGCGGATGACATTGCTTACTTAAATGCTGATTTAGAAGACGGTGTGAAAAAAGGCATCGTCAACATCACGCAAATATTAAAAGGTTTTGAAGAAGTAGAAGAGCATAATAAAGTGACTGCCGCATGTTACAACGAGCTGAAGAAAAAAAGCGAGCGATACGAAGGGCAAGAAGAAAGCTTCATCGTGCAACAATGGCTAGCATCGAATGTTCGTGGTCAATTAATCAATCGCTCACTTGAAGTGTTTTACGCGAACTACGACGCCATCATGGCAGGGACATTCAACGACTCACTCATCGATGCTTCAAGCGCCGAACAACTCGTGCAAATTTTACAGAGTCTATCATTTACGTATATTTACCAAGATAAAGGCATCGTCGAATCGGAAATCGCTGGTAACGAGATTATTTCCAAACTGCTTGAAACGTTTATCCCAGCAGTGATTTACTATGATAGCGAAACCCCGGAGCGCCAGACAGCCAAAGATAAACGCCTATTAACCTTAATTTCCGACAACTACTTAGGCTGCTACCGAAAAAATGCAGAAGGCGAGAACGAAACGATGAAACTTTATCTGCGCTTGCTACTTGTAACAGACTTTATTTGCGGTATGACAGACAGCTACGCGAAAGATTTATATCAACGTTTGAATGGACTAAGCTAA
- the tkt gene encoding transketolase produces MKKTLDRQAVDTIRSLSIDMIEKANSGHPGMPMGAAPMAYMLFAKHLVFNPANPAWFNRDRFVLSAGHGSALLYSMLHLFGYDVKMEDLKQFRQLDSLTPGHPEFGWTAGVDATSGPLGQGIGMAAGMALAESHLAAQYNQPNYPIVDHYTYAICGDGDLMEGVASETASLAGHLGLGKLIVLYDSNDICLDGDLSATFSEDAAERFRAYGWQVLRVEDGNNLAAIQEKIVQAKLETSKPTLIEVKTVIGYGAPTKAGSSASHGAPLGEKEANGAKEHYDWTEEPFTVPAEVRDYLRNYKARGEKLEGAWNTMLANYKKEFPELRRQLDRVIAGEVAADWNANLPTFEAGTNVATRSASGKMINAIAAKLPELFGGSADLGCSNKTFIDASPAYSIQDPAGKNIWFGVREFAMGAMLNGMALHSGLRVFGSTFFVFSDYVRPAMRMAALMHLPVTYVFTHDSIAVGEDGPTHEPIEQLASLRAMPGLTVIRPADAKETRAAWEIAATNTSGPIALVLSRQDLPVLENAQEEVDAGVEKGAYIVAPANSSKPDAIIIATGSEVSLAIEAKAELAKKEIDVSVVSLSSWERFEKTTDTYKESILPKEVTARFAIEAGATFGWKEYIGSEGDMLGIDHFGASAPAKDLFNAYGFTPENVANRVEAVIAKAGIRV; encoded by the coding sequence GCCAATGGCATACATGTTGTTTGCGAAACATTTAGTGTTTAACCCAGCCAATCCAGCATGGTTTAACCGTGACCGATTTGTTTTATCAGCAGGGCATGGGTCCGCATTGCTTTATAGTATGCTGCATTTATTTGGTTATGATGTGAAAATGGAAGACTTAAAACAGTTCCGTCAATTAGATAGTTTAACACCAGGACACCCTGAATTTGGTTGGACTGCTGGTGTGGATGCAACAAGCGGGCCTCTCGGACAAGGAATTGGTATGGCTGCTGGTATGGCGCTTGCGGAATCCCATTTGGCCGCGCAATACAATCAGCCCAATTACCCGATTGTTGATCATTATACCTATGCGATTTGTGGTGACGGGGACTTGATGGAAGGTGTAGCCTCAGAAACGGCATCACTAGCGGGACATTTAGGACTTGGAAAATTAATTGTATTATATGATTCCAATGATATTTGTTTAGATGGCGATTTAAGTGCGACCTTCAGTGAAGATGCAGCAGAGCGTTTCCGTGCATACGGTTGGCAAGTTTTACGCGTAGAAGATGGCAATAATTTAGCAGCTATTCAAGAAAAAATTGTTCAAGCAAAATTAGAAACATCGAAACCAACACTAATTGAAGTGAAAACAGTCATTGGTTACGGGGCACCAACAAAAGCAGGTAGCTCCGCAAGTCACGGCGCCCCACTTGGTGAAAAAGAAGCGAATGGTGCGAAAGAACATTATGACTGGACAGAAGAACCTTTCACGGTACCAGCAGAAGTTCGTGATTACTTAAGAAACTACAAAGCACGCGGAGAAAAACTAGAGGGCGCTTGGAACACGATGCTCGCTAATTACAAAAAAGAATTCCCAGAACTTCGAAGACAGCTAGACCGCGTGATAGCGGGAGAGGTTGCAGCAGACTGGAATGCGAATTTGCCAACTTTCGAAGCAGGTACAAATGTAGCAACACGCTCTGCTTCAGGTAAAATGATTAATGCCATTGCAGCTAAATTACCAGAACTTTTCGGCGGATCGGCTGACCTAGGTTGCTCGAATAAAACCTTTATTGATGCGAGTCCAGCATACAGCATTCAAGACCCAGCTGGTAAAAATATCTGGTTCGGTGTGCGTGAATTTGCGATGGGAGCTATGTTAAACGGAATGGCTCTTCATAGCGGTTTACGAGTATTTGGCTCCACCTTCTTCGTATTTTCAGACTATGTCCGTCCAGCAATGAGAATGGCAGCTTTAATGCACCTTCCAGTAACCTATGTATTCACGCATGATAGTATTGCTGTTGGTGAAGACGGCCCGACACACGAACCAATCGAACAACTAGCCTCGCTTCGTGCGATGCCAGGCTTAACAGTTATTCGTCCGGCCGATGCCAAAGAAACTCGCGCTGCTTGGGAAATTGCTGCCACCAACACAAGCGGTCCCATTGCCCTTGTGTTATCACGCCAAGACTTACCGGTACTTGAAAACGCACAAGAAGAAGTAGATGCAGGTGTTGAAAAAGGTGCCTACATTGTCGCACCAGCAAATAGTTCCAAACCAGACGCTATCATTATCGCAACAGGTTCAGAAGTGTCCCTTGCAATTGAAGCGAAAGCCGAACTTGCGAAAAAAGAAATAGACGTTTCCGTTGTCAGTTTATCAAGTTGGGAACGCTTTGAAAAAACCACTGATACTTATAAAGAAAGCATTTTACCAAAAGAAGTAACAGCAAGATTTGCGATTGAAGCTGGAGCAACATTTGGATGGAAAGAATATATTGGATCAGAAGGCGATATGCTTGGAATCGATCATTTCGGCGCATCGGCTCCAGCAAAAGATTTATTTAACGCTTACGGATTCACGCCTGAAAATGTGGCAAATCGTGTGGAAGCCGTGATTGCGAAAGCTGGTATACGCGTATGA